The Pseudalkalibacillus hwajinpoensis nucleotide sequence TAAAAAGGATTACGCTCCTTTTTGTGTATTTAATTTAAGGGCATTTTAAATTAGCTTTCATATTATCTATTTGGCAGGGGTTGAGTGACTTGTTTCGAAGATTTACAAGGTTAGAGACATCATCCGATATTGATAATAGATATATTGAATTACCTCAAAGTAATATAAATGAAGGATTAAAAAAGAGAATCATTGATTTAGAGCAGTTGGCAATTAAGTTATGTACAGATTTGCAAAAGGATTATGTAAAACGCTTTGACGAAAGAGGAAAGAAAAACCTTAGGTTAAGGGTTGCCAGGGACATTGATGGCGATGAGTTTGAGAATTTAACTTATGAAAGTTGTTTGGAAAAAGAATACCGTTCCCAAATATCAATTGATTATGATGGTCTAAAATTTAGTGAAGAGTTCAATGCTGAGACGATTTCCCTTTGGTATTATTTTGGAGGCTATAGAAAGGGTACAGGAACCTTGTTTGATTTCAAGAATAATGATTTAAAAGCTGCTCTGGAGAAGAGCTTGCTTGAGTTATTAGACTTGGATAATGCTAATAAATAATTTGGGAGCGATGCAGAATGGGTGCTTGGGGAGTAGCGATATTATCCGACGATATAGCTGAAGATATTAGCTTAAGATATAAAGACTTACTAGGTGATAACTACTCTAGTGAAGAAGCAAGCAAAGTAGTAATTGATGAATTTGATAGTGAGCTAGATGAAGAAGAGATCACAACATTTTGGTTATCCTTTGCTTTAATACAATGGAAATTAGGAAGACTCCAAGACGAAGTGAAGGTTAAAGCACTTCAAGTTATTGATAGTGGTGATGATCTTATACGTTGGGATGAAGATCCTAAACTAAAACAGAAACGCGAAACAGTTCTACTTAAACTTAAAGAACAGTTAAATTCAACACAACCAGAAGCTAAAAAAGTGCGAAAAAGGTTTATTAGCGAAACATTTTTAGAAGCCGGTGACGCGATTAGTTATCGATTGCTTTCAGAAAGTTACATTATTTTGAAGGTGATTGGCATTCTTGAAGAATGGAATGGAGATAGATATCCTCTCTTTGAGATTTGTGATTGGCAAGGAACAGTAATACCTTCTAACGAAAAAATCAGTCAACTGCCCCTTAAAGAATGGACTTGGGAAAATGGTGAAAAAGAGCTAACTAAATTGGCAATTTTCCCAGCAGGAAAAAGAGATGATCCAATAAAACGGATTGAATTAGTAGCTGAAGATGTAAAAACAATATTGGATATGGAAGCCCCATATATGACATCTACTTGGAGAGAGTTTGACGATCAATTAAAACAATTTTATTACTTCAAATAGTGCAGTTTAGAGAAAGTATGAGGCGTGATGGGGGATAAGAGAGGATAAGAATCAAAGATGATTGAGGAACTATGGCTTCTGGTACCAACTATAATTGTTGTAGTAGGACTCTTAATCCTTTTTGGTGGATTAAGAGCAGCTTGGAAAGATTATGACGAATCCACTAGGGTAAAATCATTATTAATAACATTGTTTGATGTAATAACAGATCCAAATTCACCTAAAGGTTTTATTATATGGCTCGGAGCGATTCTGGTTGGTATGGGACTGATTTTCTTTATTCTTTAATTTGTGCTTGTTCCACATTATCGGAGCTTATCTTTAATAGAGATAGGCTCTCATTTTTATACAGTAAGAATTTGCGGTAAGTGGCTTTATTTGAAATAATTGGATTAAGAATAGATGCAGAATAAGGTAAAAATTCTTAGTTGAAAGAATAAAGGCACTTCTTAGAAAGGTTATATGTTGTATGTTCTATTTATTCAAAAATAGAGACTTTAAATTTTTAGTTATAGCAAGATTAATTCTTGATTTAGGAAAGAAAATCTCTTGGGTAGCCTTGGCATGGTTTGTTTATGAATTGACTAATTCTGCATCAGCTATCGGATTTGTCATTACTTCTGCTACCATTGCTCCACTTTTATCAAGTATTTTTGTAGGGTCGCTTTTAGATGAATTTAACAGACGTACGATCATGATTGCTGAAAATGTATTGAGAGGAATATTCATTTTATTAATTCCACTATTATATTGGGGAGATGAATTGACTCTTCCTATAATCTTAATAGTTGTTTTTATTAACGGTCTTTTATCAGCTTTTACTGATATCGGAAGTATGACCATATTGCCTGCTTTTGTAGATCAGGAAGATTTGCAAAGCGCTAATGCACTGGTAGCAATGGCTGGTCAATCTGGCTATTTAATCGGTCCTGCAATCGGAGGTTTTTCCGCAGCATACATAGGGGCGTCACTCACATTAATCGTTGCTGTTTTTTTCTTTTTCTTGGCAGCTATTCTCTACTTCTTCATTCCTTATAGTAGTTTCCAACAGGGAGTAGAACCAAGGCGATTGAAGAAAAGAAATTATAGAATCATAAAAGAAATCGTAGATGGGTTTACGTTCTTACGTAATCATAGAGTTCTAATCATCATATCCAGCGTCACGTTAATATTTAACATCACTTATGCTCCCTTAGAACCTGTGTTACCTGTTTTTGTAGGGAGTCATTTGGATTCTGGTCCAGATACTCTGGGTATGATTTGGACAGTTTTTGCGGTAGGAGCACTTTTAGGTTCGTTTATTTGGGTGAGGTTAAACATTACGATTTATTACTCTTATTCACTCGGTATCGTCATTAGTTTATGGGGAGTAGCTCCACTTCTAATCAGTTTTTTTACCAACGAAACTATTGTTTATTTGATTATGTTTTCTGGTGGAATGGTGTATGCACCTTATAACATTGTTGAACCTACTCTAGAGCAAAAACTGATCCCAAATCATTTGAGAGGAAGGGTCATAGGTGTCATGGGATTTATTGCAGGAATAGGCTTTCCTTTTGGTACATTTATCGGTGGTTTATTAGGAGAGTATTTTGGTGCTGCCAATACATTATTTATGTCTGGGTTAGCTACGATCATATTAGGTCTTACCGTTTCGTTCCAAAGATCTCTGCGCTTTAGTAATAAAGATGTTAATTATTAGGTGATATAAGTTACTTTCTAACGTTTTCCGTTGTTCAATTATCTCGGAGCTTATCTGTAATAAGATAGGCTTTTTTTATTTGAAATAAAAGATTGAGTTATTCAAGGTAATTTGAAATAATTGGTATTAAGTATTAAAAAAAGTCAATCTAATAAATGAATCATTAATTATTCTGAACCGTATATACCGTAAGTATAAAAAAATATGGGGGGTGTCAAATATGGGCAATGAAATGATTTTTATATTAGTTTTAGTATCCATGGTTATATGGGTTAAGGTATCTAAAGAAGCTGTAAAGCCTTCAAAAGAAATAAGCTGGTGGAAGATGGTTACATTACTGTCTGCTGGTTCATTATCTACTTTATTTATAACCCTTTCGCTTTTTCAAGGCATGTCTTTATAGTTCCATTATCTCGGAGCGATAGGTGCATATCTGCTTCAGTATCTCAATATGGAAAACGGTATGTATTAGGTTTCGTGATTTTTTTCTACTGTTAGCAAGTGTAAAGAGGTGTGTGCAAATGTTGGTGAGGTTGTTTTTTATTTTAGCAGCTTTAACTATTCCTGTTTCTATCCTGTTTAATCAGGAAGCTACTGGAATACTGGTAGCTTTCTTATTTATGCTATTAGGGGCGTATTTTAGTAAACCAAAATTCAAGAAGAGCTGATGAGATTGTTGTAAACAGAAATATCTTGATACTGAGTCTTCTGTAATCTCGGAGCATTTCTGAAGCAATACGCTCTTCTTAAAAAGTTGGGGGCGATTCCGGCACTAAGTGATCGTTATTCTCCGTTTAGCAGGACTCTGGTATAAGAGGTTCTAGTTATTAATTCACTATGAGGATATATATTTCTTGAAAATTAGTAAGACAAGTGAAGTACAAACAGGGAGTTCAGCCGACATATAGAATTTACAGGGTGCATATAATCTGAAGGGCGAAAACGTTAAGGGGGGAATGTATGGCTATTGAATTTGTATCCCGTTCATTAGATGAAATCCACTTCTGGTCTAGGATTATGAAAGAACATGCTTTGTTTCTAAGTCTAGGATTTAGTTTTAATGATTCGAAGCTAATTCAAGAAGCACAGGAATTCATTGACCTTTTTGAACGAATTGAAGAACAGCTAAGTCAATATTCTACGCAAACAGATCCTCAACAAATTGCAAAATTTAATAGCCAGGTATATCAAGCAGCTACTTCCATTTGGGCGTATAAGAGGAAAGTTCTAGGATTATCATTACGGTGTGAGATTACATCTAACAATTTTCCATTATTACTTGACCATACAAGTCGGGAGGCCGCTTATTTTGCAAAACGGTTAAAAGAATTAAATGAAGGAAAGTTACAACCAACAGCTGCCAAAATAATAAAAGAAAATGTATTCTTCTTAAGAATCATGGCAGATCACTCAAAGTTTATTGGTCACCTTCTTGACCCTTCAGAAAGGAAATTGGTTGATCAAGCCCAGGAGTTTAGTCATGATTTTGATCGATTAGTGTTTCAAGCGGTTGACCTAGATTCAATGCGACCACAATCAGAAACTCAACCACTATTAAATCAGTTCCTTGATGAAAATCGTGTATCAGCCGTTTCACTAAGGGATTTTAAGAAAGCAGCAAAAGAATTGATTGAAGAATGTAGGATCAAGAGTAATATCCATCCACTTCTTGCAGACCATGTCTTCCGTGAAGCAGAAAGGTTTCTCCATATTATTGATTTGTTTGAAACTAGCCTCACATCTAGTAATTAGTGTGTTAGTCGATTCTGTATCAAATATTTAAATTGATACTATTTCTTTTATTACTTACTTGGCTTCTAAGCAATTACTCTTAGCAGGACTCCAACCTCCAGTATAGGTTTCTCAGATTACTGAGATAAACTTGAGATGAAATGGCAGTTAAAAATATACAAAAGCGGTTTCTGTTTTCGAGCAGAAAACTTATTTCACACATAAAAAGGAGCGCCACATCACATTGATTTTGGCGCTCTTATTGTTGGTTGGTTTGCATAACTTAAACTCGATTATACTGTGGGAACTTCTAATTAACTATTTTTCCATCACTCATCCTAACAATATGATCCGCATAATCTAACATCTCATTATCATGAGTAACCGCTAAGGTAATCATATTTAAAGATCTAGTTAATTGCTGAATCAACTTCATCGTATCCCTCGACTTCTTTGAATCCAAACTCGCTGTTGGCTCATCAGCGAACAGTACTCTTGGATTGTGAATGATAGCACGTGCCACTGCTACACGTTGTTTTTCCCCTCCTGATAAGGACGATGGATAGGCTGTAATGCGATGAATCATTCCAACCTTTTTTAAAGTTTTCTTTATCTGTATTTGCTTGGCTCTTTTCGTTTCTTTCATTCCGGAGATTTCCATCATTAGTGAGAGTTGCTCTTCAACTGTCAAAAAAGGAACAAGGTGGGAAGATTGAAAAACAAAGCCGAAATGCTGCGCTCTAATTTTTCTTAAGTGGTCTGAATTCATTTCGGTTAGATTCTGATCTTCAAATACTACTCGACCATTTGAGAGAGGTTGAAGACCAGCGGCGATTGTAAGTAATGTACTTTTACCTGATCCTGAAGCACCTATTAATGCTGTCACTTCACCTTGCTTAAGTGATAAATCCACTCCTTTTAATACTTCTTCTTCAGATTTTCCATTTACAAATGACTTTCTTACGTTTTCTATCAGTAATTGACTCATGTTAGGACTCTCCTTGCTGAATAGCTTGTAAAGGTTCAACTTGCTTAATTTGATAGCCTGATAGGGTAGACCCTAAGAAGCCAACAATGACGAATACGATCGATAATTGAATCGTTGTTGTGATGGATAGGTTGTAAGGGATTGTTTCAGGAGCGAAGAATTGAAAAAACTGGCTTAATAACGCAGAAACAAGAAGCGCGGTTAGTGTAATAAGCCCCATCTGACTCCAAATCATCTTGAACAAATCACTGTTACGAATTCCTAGGGCTTTGAGTATTCCATACATACCTATCTTCTGGACATTCATCATATAAAAGAAAATGGCAAATAGCATTCCACTAATAACGACTAGAAACCAAACAATCATAGTAAGTGTCATTTGTTCTGCCTGGTAACTAGGAATTGTAGAAAGAAACTCCTTCTTAGAAAATGACTGTAGTCCATTCACATCCTCATTTTTTTGGGTTGAATAAATGAGCTGCAATTCTTCAGTTCTAAACATATTCTTAAAATCTACTCGATTAATAAAAGCAACTGGTGAGTGGTTGAATCGTTTGTCCTCAACAAAATCGATAACCTTAAAGGATGCTTCCGCAAGTGGGCTTGATAAGTGGTCACCGATCTTTATGCCTTCATCTTTTAACGAGCTATCGAGGATAATTTCTCCCTTTTCTACATTTTTAAAGAACGTATTATCTGTAGAAGTTACGAATGCAACGCTGTGTTGTTTTTTTGATTCACTTTTTAATGCGCCCATTTGAATTGAAAAAGCGAATGCATCATTATGACCTCTAACTAATTGATCCTGTTCTTGCTTTTCAATATGAGATTGTGAATATGACTTATCAGATTCTTCACTCATGTAAAACGTCCCAACGGGCATGTTTTTTATCAATGAGACATTATCATGAGATAATCCACTTGCTAAGCCGGAAATAATAAAAGTCAATAAACTAATGAGTAAAACAATAAACCCTACTATAAGAAATTTACTTTTATTCTTCTTCATTTCTTTCCATGCCATAAACATTGTCATCATTCCTTTCTAAAATTAAAAAACCTTTTGTTCTCCCACTGATTACTTTAAATCAGGTAAGTGAACAAAAGGTTAACAGTAAATTACGAATATGGAAGAACGACTTTAAATGTGGTACCTTTATTCTTTTGACTATCTACGTTAATGTGCCCTCCATGGAGCTCTACTATTTGTTTTACAATTGATAACCCTAGCCCTGTACCCTGTTTTGTCCTGGTCCTAGCTAAGTCTGCACGATAAAAGCGATCGAATATTTGTTCCTTTTCACTCTGCCCTAGGCCTATCCCCGTATCCCGAAAGGTAATTTCTATTTGTTCGTGTGCATTTTCTAGTGAAATCTGAATAGCCCCTCCTGGCTTATTATATTTAATGGCATTTGTTAAAAGGTTTTCCCAAACGGTATATAAAAGATCAGCATTGCCTTTAACAGTTACATCATCAAGAGAATAGGTTAATGAAAGGTTTTCTTCATTTATAAGCCAATAATATCTTTGTAGAAGACTACTAAATTGCCCAGATAATTCAACCCTTTCTTTAGAAAGAGTATTTTCTTTTGGATCAAGTGACGATAGGGTTAATAGCTGTTTTGTTAAAATAGACATCCGTTTCGTTTCATCTTGTATGACGTTTAAGTAAGAACGTTTTTCTTTTTCGGTAAGCGCGTCGTTCTCTAATAAACGACTATACCCCTGAATATTTAACAAGGGAGTTTGAATATCATGCGATACATTGGATACAAATGATTTTCTAAGCTTATCTAATTTTCCAAGACGTGAAATCATCTCATTGAAATTTTGAGTCAATTGGCCGATTTCATCTTTTCTATGAATATCCAACTGTACATTAAATCCTTCTTCACCAACAATATTCGTTGCGTGAGATAACTTTCGAATAGGGTGAATGATCATCACCGCCCATATAAGTACCGCAATTAGACTTAAGATGACGGTAGCTACGGCCATCCACCCCAAAAGGATGTGTATTTCATTAAATAATAGCTTAATGTTGGGTCTCATAAACAGAGCATACTGGTTACCATTGTATGAAAGAGGAACCCCTACTGAATTTTTCAACTCATTAGCAAAAAAGCCTGTAACGAACGTTGCTTTAGGGAACTCCTTCATTCCATGATAAATATCTCCGTTCAGGACTTTTTTTACTTCTTCGTGTGATAGATTCTCTTCATTAAAAGTGCCACCAAAGAAGCGTTTTTCTCCTTGTCCATTAACAAGGAAGAGTTGATAACCTGTAGATGATGTATGTTCAAGAAATCGCTCAAGACTTTCTTGGGATTCTGCGTATTCAGCAATTCTTGTAGCGATTTCTGTGTTCTTAGTATCGTTTTCAGGTTTCAAATTAGTTTGGTACAAGGTATTCGCAAACAAAAAACCGATCAGGGAACTTATAATCATAATGAATAACGTTGTAAGTAAAAATTTGGAATATAAAGACTTCATCATGATGTCACCTCTAATTTATAGCCAACTCCACGGACAGTAACAATTTCAATAGTGGAAGTGACATCCCGTAAACGTTCCCGTATTCTTTTTATATGGACATTTACAGTTCTCTCATCCCCCTGGAAATCAATCCCCCATATATTTTCGATTAAGTTATCTCGATTGAAAACTTGATTCGGTCTAGAAGCTAAGAGGGCTAATAATTCAAACTCCTTTAAAGGCATGATCAGGTGTTGTTTCCCTATTTGAACCTCATAGTTTCTTTTGTCAATTTTTACATCACCTAAGTTGATGGTATAAGTGGTAGGTTTATCATATCTTCTTAAGACGGCTTGAATACGAAAAATCAATTCCCTTAGCTCAAAAGGTTTCACGATATAATCATCTGTTCCAGCAATATACCCATTTTCTTTATCGTGTAGTTGACCCCTTGCGGTTAACAAGATTACGGGAATATCGTAGTTGTTTTTTATTTTTCTTGTAACTGTATACCCATCCATCTTAGGCATCATCACGTCCACTATTGCTAAATCGATCGCGTATCTTTCTAAAAGGGACAAGGCTTCTATTCCATTCATAGCTTTATGAGTATGGTATCCAGCGTCTCTTAGAGTGGCCTCTACAAGGTTCACAATGTGTGAATCATCATCAATAATTAATATGGTGTTCATGCTTTCACCCTTTCAACACTATTTTGATAGGGGGACTTCTCATACCTAGTTTACATTGTAAAAGTGAACAATACATTAACTGGTGCATACTTTAGTGAACAAGAAAGAAGAGACTCTTAAAAAGATAATATTACTACCTTTATCGTGAAACCGAGTATCATGAATAGTCATTTTCATGCTGCTTTGTTGAAATAGATTGTGAAGCTCTTCGTTTCTTTTGACCTCTCTTTTTATTTCTAGCAGGGGTAGTTAAGATTACGACAGCAACAATAATGCAGAGTCCACCAGCTAATTGTATGTAACCAAACGACTCATTTAACCACGTGACTGAAATGATGACAGCTACAAGAGGTTCAATACTGGATAAGATACTCGTTTCAGATGGTGATAAATAGTTTAAGCTACCAATATAAAGAAGAAATGAAAGTGTTCCACTTGCGATTATCCCTACTAACATAACAGAAGTATTAACTGTGAGATCGTCAGTTAAAACCTTAATACTAAAATCAAGGTTAAGCAAAAAGGAGAGCACTCCAGCGATTAGCATTCCCCATCCAACGACAAGCAAGACACCCCACCTTTTAATCAACGAAACAGGTTGAACGGTATAAAATGTAAAACCTAGCATTGTTAGAATGCCAAAGGAAATGGCTTCTTTGCTTAAAAGAATAGTGTTGTAGGAACCATTTGTAATCAAAAAAAAGAGTCCTATTAAAGCCATACCTATAGCAATCAATTGCCTTAATGTTGGCAACTTTTTGATTTGGATTGCTACATAAAATGTAATAAGGGTTGGAGCCAGAAATTGAAATAACATAGCTGTAACGGCATTACTTACATGGATTGTCTCAATAAAAAAGTATTGAGCACCAAGCATGCCTAAAGTTCCAAACAAAATGAGCTGAAGCCTGTGGCCTTTAAACTTCCAAATTTCAAAAATCTGCTTTTTTGAACAAGAAAGAAACAATAAAAGAAAAGTGCCAGCGAGTAATAAGCGAAAAACGAGAAAGTCGATCGATGAAATGTTGGAGTGTAGGAATAGCCACTGAATCATCGGCCCTGATACTCCCCAGAGTGCAGCTCCACTACTTATCATCATCAATCCGACATGTCGGTTTTGTAGTTTCATTTTTGATCCTCCATGATGTTAATTCCTATTGTATTTGGTATGTAAAATGTGTACCATTGACGTATTATAATAAATAACTGACACTGTTGTAAGGGTCAGTATTTTGTTAGTTAGGGGGGTCAGATTTATGTGGCAATTAACACCAAACCTTAATGGTGAGAGTAAAGACCCGCTTTATATTCAGTTATATCTGTATATTAAACATGAGATAAAGAGCGGAAGTTTAGTACCTGACATGAAGTTGCCTTCAAAGCGAAAGTTCGCTCAACATCTTTCAGTTAGTCAGAATACAGTAGAAACGGCATATGGACAATTGGTAGCAGAAGGCTACATAGAATCACGTCCGAGGAAAGGATATTTTGTATCACCTATTGATGAAGAGAACTTTAGCCTCCCCCGTGATGTTCATCATGTTGAAGAGAAACCGTGTAAACATCATGGCTACACGTATAATTTTGCCTATACTGGTGTGGATTTTGAATCGTTTCCATTGAGCCTCTATCGGAAATTAATGAATGAAGTTTTGCGAAGCGATAATAAAGAAATTTTCCAGCTAGGTCACCCTCAAGGGGAATTTGAATTGCGTAAATTGCTTTCGGAGTATGTTTACGAAGCGAGGGGAGTGAGATGTTCTCCTAGTCAAATCATCATAGGTTCTGGAACTCAAACCTTATTGAAATTACTATTTCAACTATTACCACATAGTAAATTTGCTGTGGAGGATCCTGGGTATCATCGTAAAGTGACGTTGTTTGAAAAAAAAGAAACTCAAGTAGAGTTAATTCCAATCGATTCAGACGGAATGCTTTTCTCCAATTTAAAAGGAAGTAGTGCTGATGTAGCGATTGTAACGCCATCTCATCAGTTTCCTTGTGGAATGATTATGCCAGTTTCAAGACGCTTGCAACTACTAAAGTGGGCAAGAGAGGAAGAAGACCGGTATATTATTGAAGATGATTATGATAGTGAATTCCGCTATAGTGGCAAGCCAATTCCCGCACTTCAAGGATTAGATACTGGAGAGAATGTGATATATATGGGTACGTTCTCGAAAGCGTTATTGCCTTCATTGCGGATTAGCTATATGGTTTTGCCTGCTTCACTTATCAAAACCTATCAAAATGAGTTTTTCTTTTATACCCAAACCGTCTCACGTATTGATCAGAAGGTCTTAAAAAAATTTTTAAAAAGAGGGCACTGGGAACGCCATATTCAAAAAATGAAAATGATTTATCGAAAAAAAAGAGATGTGCTTATAGATGAGATTGCGCAATACTTCCCTGAAACAGTTGAAGTCATCGGTCAAGATTCTGGTTTGCATCTCATGTTACGTCTTAATAACGGGATGACCGAACAAGAAGCTATTGATCGGGCAGCAAAGCTAGGTATAAAAGTGAACGCCGTGTCTGAATATGGAAAAAATGATGGTCAAACTGTTATTATGGGTTTTGCAGTGCTAACGACAGAACAAATAAAAGCAGGAGTTAAACTGCTTGCAAAAGCATGGTTTGATTAAGAAAGATAATGTAGTGGGTAAATTGGAGGTATATGCATGAATTCTAAAGTGTTTTTCTTGGCATTTATAACAATTGTTATATGGGGTTCTACCTTTGCAGCGATTAGAGCTAGCTTACATGGAGGGTATTCTTCAGGGCATTTAGTACTCGTTCGGTATCTGATCGCATCGAGTGCATTTTTAATGTATGCGTTATGGCCAGGGGTCAAATTCAGGCTTCCGAAAGGGGGAGATCTGCCTGGAATTCTTGCCCTCGGATGGATTGGAATTAGTATTTATCATATAGGCGTCACGTTTGGTGAACAAACGATTTCAGCAGGAACAACGGGGATGTTGATTGGATCTGCGCCAGTGTTTACAGCGTTAATCGCTGTTCTTGTGTTAAATGAGAAGTTAGGGACATTTGGATGGATTGGTCTCGGTATTGGTTTTATTGGAATTATCTTAATCACACTTGGGACATCGGGTCCTGCTTTTGAAATATCGAGTGGTGCGTTATTAGTCTTGATGGCAGCAATAGCAACGTCTTTTTTCTTCGTATTTCAAAAACCTTATTTTAAACGGTACAAACCAATAGAATTGGCAGCCTATTTTACATGGGCTGGTACATTGCCTTTCTTTTGTTTTACTCCAGATGTGCTTCAAACGATTCAAGGAGCCACCCTTGAAGCTAATTTGTCTGCCATTTATGTTGGGATATTCCCAGCAGCCATTGCCTATGTAACCTGGTCGACTGCACTTTCTTTGGGTAATGCTAGTTCTGTAACAAGTATGATGTATCTAGAGCCAGCAATAGCAATCTTTATTGCGTGGATTTGGTTAAATGAATGGCCAAGTACGTTGTCTCTTATAGGAGGCGTCGTTGCAATTACAGGCGTGATTGTCGTGAATGGGATAGGTAGTAAGCAACAACGAATTAGGAGTAAAGGCTTCAATGCTCTATAAAACAAGTGATATATTGAACTATCTAAAAAAATCGAGACAGGGTTAGATGACAAAGAATTTAGAGACATGCGTAATCGATTAGAAATAGAGAATGATGAACTGAACGATAGAACCATAGAGTTATTTAAAACGAACGCACGCTCACGTACCATTTCTTCAGTCAAAGATTTCTTTCCTAACAAAAGTTAAAGGGTCTATAACGCAAACCTTCAAAACATCAGAAGAACTTTTTCAAAAAGGGAGAATTGAGGGAAAACGTTTATCAAAAATAT carries:
- a CDS encoding DMT family transporter; the protein is MNSKVFFLAFITIVIWGSTFAAIRASLHGGYSSGHLVLVRYLIASSAFLMYALWPGVKFRLPKGGDLPGILALGWIGISIYHIGVTFGEQTISAGTTGMLIGSAPVFTALIAVLVLNEKLGTFGWIGLGIGFIGIILITLGTSGPAFEISSGALLVLMAAIATSFFFVFQKPYFKRYKPIELAAYFTWAGTLPFFCFTPDVLQTIQGATLEANLSAIYVGIFPAAIAYVTWSTALSLGNASSVTSMMYLEPAIAIFIAWIWLNEWPSTLSLIGGVVAITGVIVVNGIGSKQQRIRSKGFNAL